A region of Ignatzschineria larvae DSM 13226 DNA encodes the following proteins:
- a CDS encoding glutaredoxin family protein, with protein sequence MITLYSTLDCQLCEAVEDRLQAAGIPYQYIDISEDDTLIDAYGWFIPVIEWQGQIYKSPLALDELIPQIIASQSAQ encoded by the coding sequence ATGATTACACTCTATAGCACCCTCGATTGCCAACTGTGTGAAGCGGTGGAAGATCGCTTACAAGCAGCCGGCATTCCCTATCAATATATCGATATTTCAGAGGATGATACCTTGATTGACGCTTATGGTTGGTTTATCCCGGTGATTGAATGGCAGGGTCAGATCTATAAAAGTCCGCTCGCACTAGATGAACTGATTCCACAAATCATTGCCTCGCAATCAGCTCAATAA
- the recN gene encoding DNA repair protein RecN: protein MLIDLYVKNFAIIEELQLDFSPNLTVISGETGAGKSLTVDALSIVLGGKADASMIYQGRSQGEVIATFDISRIPRAKAWLTDNAIGFDEELCILRRVISNNGRSRGFINGRAMPLQALKNLGERLVDIHGQHAHQSLTRANAQRHLVDQYAGCLDEVNELATFTRNLQDREQKLSDLKNRDESTQDRINFLKFQLAEFNNIAPQEGEWETINTRFNQLNNFEMRISAIEEAIQYLNHDEYGITRQLGQLAQSLQSLENFDPSIKDISEMINNALILCSESENELTGKLDHESFDMEELRQIDSRMQALNSLARKHRIDPENLLQKQQELEQELKSQDVSEEEIAELEAKIAVMRIEWQKMADEISRQRQEAIEELDLKITESMQGLAMEGGQFAIHLQSNTPYHPYGNEAVEFRVSANPGQPLQPLGKVASGGELARISLAISVILSMRSSLPTLIFDEVDTGVGGAVAEMIGRYLQELSIGRQVFCVTHLPQVASFGHHHFVVAKTKGENSTTTAIRSLDEKGRIQEIARMLGGVKLTEATFEHAKEMIEHNRPAA from the coding sequence ATGTTAATCGATCTCTATGTCAAAAACTTTGCCATTATTGAAGAACTACAACTCGATTTCTCGCCTAATTTAACTGTCATTAGCGGGGAAACGGGTGCCGGGAAATCGCTCACGGTGGATGCGCTCTCAATTGTTCTAGGTGGAAAAGCAGATGCATCGATGATCTATCAAGGTCGAAGCCAAGGCGAAGTGATTGCAACTTTTGACATCTCTCGTATTCCAAGAGCAAAAGCGTGGTTAACCGACAATGCTATCGGTTTTGATGAAGAGCTCTGTATTTTACGGCGCGTAATCAGTAATAATGGTCGCTCTCGAGGTTTTATTAATGGTCGAGCAATGCCTCTACAGGCGCTCAAAAATTTGGGTGAGCGCTTAGTCGATATCCACGGGCAACACGCCCATCAATCTTTAACCCGCGCGAATGCACAGCGACATTTAGTAGATCAATATGCCGGTTGCTTAGATGAGGTGAATGAATTAGCAACATTTACTCGCAACTTACAAGATCGTGAGCAGAAGCTTAGCGACCTGAAGAATCGCGATGAGAGCACACAAGATCGAATCAATTTCCTGAAGTTTCAATTAGCTGAATTTAATAATATCGCGCCACAAGAAGGCGAGTGGGAAACGATCAATACCCGCTTTAATCAACTCAATAACTTTGAGATGCGTATCTCGGCGATCGAAGAAGCGATTCAATATCTCAATCACGATGAATATGGTATTACCCGGCAGTTAGGGCAATTAGCACAATCGTTGCAAAGTTTAGAGAATTTTGATCCGAGCATTAAAGATATTAGTGAAATGATCAATAATGCGCTGATTCTCTGCTCAGAATCAGAGAATGAATTGACCGGAAAGCTTGATCACGAGAGCTTTGATATGGAAGAGCTCCGGCAGATTGATAGCAGAATGCAAGCGCTCAATAGCTTAGCTCGTAAACATCGTATTGACCCTGAAAATCTACTACAAAAACAGCAAGAGCTTGAGCAAGAACTCAAATCGCAAGATGTCTCTGAAGAAGAGATCGCAGAGCTTGAAGCTAAAATTGCCGTAATGCGTATTGAATGGCAAAAAATGGCCGATGAAATTAGTCGTCAACGCCAAGAAGCAATCGAAGAGCTTGATCTTAAAATTACTGAATCAATGCAAGGATTAGCAATGGAAGGCGGGCAGTTTGCCATTCATCTGCAATCGAATACGCCCTATCATCCTTATGGGAATGAGGCGGTGGAATTTAGGGTTTCAGCCAACCCTGGCCAACCGCTTCAACCGCTCGGCAAAGTGGCTTCCGGGGGTGAATTAGCGCGAATTAGCTTAGCCATCTCTGTCATTCTCAGTATGCGCTCATCGCTCCCAACCCTGATCTTCGACGAAGTAGATACCGGTGTGGGCGGTGCTGTGGCTGAGATGATCGGTCGTTATCTTCAAGAATTAAGTATCGGTCGCCAAGTCTTCTGTGTGACCCATCTCCCTCAAGTGGCGAGCTTTGGCCATCATCACTTTGTCGTTGCTAAAACCAAAGGGGAAAACAGCACAACCACGGCTATTCGATCGCTTGATGAGAAAGGCCGAATTCAAGAGATTGCGAGAATGCTCGGCGGCGTAAAACTGACCGAAGCCACCTTTGAACACGCTAAAGAGATGATCGAACATAATCGACCGGCAGCGTAG